A single window of Rhodococcus jostii RHA1 DNA harbors:
- the ilvA gene encoding threonine ammonia-lyase IlvA translates to MSTSPDTAAQNITSPLTVGDIDAAIERISHVIDATPLQRSERLSSLTGANVYLKREDLQVVRSYKLRGAYNLMAQLDAGERAAGVVTASAGNHAQGVAFACRTMEITGRIYVPSNTPKQKRDRIRAHGGEFVELILTGETYDAAAAAASADVRRTGATMVAPFDDARTAAGQGTIAAEILAQLGAAPDTVLVPVGGGGCIAGIATYLRAHAPRTAIVGVEPTGAASMTAALVAGGPVTLTEIDPFVDGASVKRVGDLPYAVVSALGAEVVTHTSLGQSDRSTTIRLDPESFVMANLDEGALCTTMLELYQNEGIIAEPAGALSVAALGNITFEPGSTVVCLISGGNNDVSRYGEILERSLVNLGLKHYFLVDFPQEPGALRRFLDEVLGPEDDITLFEYVKRNNRETGAALVGIELGKAEGLGELLERMEQSRMQVERLEPGSPAYRYLT, encoded by the coding sequence GTGTCCACATCGCCCGATACCGCAGCCCAGAACATCACCTCGCCCCTGACAGTGGGCGATATCGACGCGGCCATCGAGCGAATTTCCCACGTGATCGACGCGACCCCCTTGCAGCGGAGCGAGCGCCTGTCGTCGCTCACCGGCGCGAACGTCTACCTCAAGCGCGAAGACCTCCAGGTCGTCCGCTCCTACAAGCTGCGCGGCGCCTACAACCTCATGGCCCAGCTCGATGCCGGTGAGCGTGCGGCCGGCGTGGTGACGGCCAGTGCGGGCAATCATGCGCAGGGCGTCGCGTTCGCCTGCCGGACAATGGAAATCACCGGCCGCATCTACGTTCCGTCGAACACCCCCAAGCAGAAGCGGGATCGCATCCGCGCGCACGGCGGCGAGTTCGTCGAGCTGATCCTGACGGGGGAGACGTACGACGCCGCTGCCGCTGCGGCTTCCGCCGACGTGCGGCGGACGGGCGCGACGATGGTTGCGCCGTTCGACGACGCCCGTACCGCGGCCGGGCAGGGCACCATCGCCGCCGAGATCCTCGCGCAGCTCGGTGCGGCTCCCGATACCGTGCTCGTCCCGGTCGGTGGCGGCGGATGCATTGCCGGCATCGCCACGTATCTGCGTGCGCACGCACCCCGCACGGCCATCGTCGGGGTGGAGCCGACGGGGGCGGCGTCGATGACGGCGGCCCTGGTCGCCGGGGGTCCCGTGACGTTGACGGAGATCGACCCGTTCGTCGACGGTGCCTCGGTGAAGCGGGTTGGCGACCTTCCGTACGCCGTGGTGTCCGCCTTGGGCGCCGAGGTGGTGACGCACACGTCACTGGGCCAGTCCGACCGGTCCACCACGATCCGGCTCGATCCCGAGAGCTTCGTGATGGCCAACCTCGACGAGGGCGCACTGTGCACCACGATGCTCGAGCTGTACCAGAACGAGGGCATCATCGCCGAGCCCGCGGGCGCCCTGTCGGTGGCGGCACTCGGGAACATCACGTTCGAGCCGGGGTCCACGGTGGTGTGCCTGATCTCCGGAGGCAACAACGACGTCTCGCGGTACGGCGAGATCCTGGAACGTTCGCTGGTGAATCTCGGCCTGAAGCACTACTTCCTCGTCGACTTCCCGCAGGAGCCGGGCGCACTGCGCCGCTTCCTGGACGAGGTGCTCGGCCCCGAGGACGACATCACCCTGTTCGAGTACGTGAAGCGCAACAACCGGGAGACCGGCGCCGCCCTGGTGGGTATCGAACTCGGCAAGGCCGAGGGGCTCGGCGAGCTGCTCGAGCGGATGGAGCAGTCCCGGATGCAGGTCGAACGCCTGGAGCCGGGGAGCCCCGCGTACCGCTACCTCACCTGA
- a CDS encoding pyruvate dehydrogenase, protein MRAKTVADQLVRQLQDAGVQRIYGIVGDSLNPVVDAVRRSGGAAKGGIDWIHVRHEEAAAFAAAAEAQVTGKLAVCAGSCGPGNLHLINGLYDADRSGAPVLAIAAQIPSEQIGLGFFQETHPDRLFVECSRYAELIGSPAQAPRVTASAIAHATALSGVAVITLPGDIADRPAEGKAPSVPRTGAPAIVPDQADVQALADAVNAAGKVAIFAGEGVREAREELLSLADTIGAPIGHTLRGKEWIQYDNPFDVGMTGLLGYGAAHDGMHGADLLLLVGTDFPYNQFLPDGVRTAQIDWAAQRIGRRTNVDLAVHGDVASTLRALAPLIRRKDDRRFLGDMLDKHRTLMNKVVGAYTKPAKQRIPIHPEYAASILDDLADDDAIFTTDTGMSNVWTARYLTPNGSRRFLSSALHGSMANALPHAIGAQVCAPGRQVVSVSGDGGLSMLLGELVTVAMYRLPVKIVVFDNSTLGMVKLEMLVDGLPDFGVDVPPVDYAAVASALGIFARRIEDPADIESGLRQAFDHDGPALVDLVTDPLALSLPPTITGGQVTGFALALSKMVMNGGVGEAVKMAKSNVRNVPRPSQFDPRG, encoded by the coding sequence ATGAGAGCGAAAACCGTTGCCGATCAGCTGGTACGTCAACTCCAGGACGCCGGCGTCCAGCGGATCTACGGAATCGTGGGAGACAGCCTCAATCCCGTCGTCGACGCGGTCCGGCGGTCGGGCGGCGCGGCGAAGGGCGGAATCGACTGGATCCACGTGCGTCACGAGGAGGCCGCCGCGTTCGCCGCGGCCGCGGAGGCGCAGGTCACCGGCAAGCTGGCGGTGTGCGCCGGCTCGTGCGGCCCCGGGAATCTGCACCTGATCAACGGTCTCTACGACGCGGACCGCTCGGGCGCGCCGGTGCTCGCGATCGCGGCGCAGATCCCGAGCGAGCAGATCGGACTCGGCTTCTTTCAGGAGACCCACCCGGACCGCCTGTTCGTCGAGTGCTCCCGGTACGCAGAGCTGATCGGAAGTCCCGCTCAGGCGCCACGCGTGACGGCGTCCGCGATCGCGCACGCGACCGCGCTGTCCGGTGTCGCGGTCATCACGCTGCCCGGCGACATTGCGGACCGGCCCGCCGAAGGGAAGGCGCCGTCGGTGCCGCGGACCGGCGCACCGGCGATCGTGCCCGACCAGGCCGACGTGCAGGCGCTCGCCGACGCCGTGAACGCGGCGGGCAAGGTCGCGATCTTCGCCGGCGAGGGTGTGCGGGAGGCGCGCGAGGAGTTGCTGAGCCTGGCCGACACGATCGGTGCGCCGATCGGCCACACGCTCCGCGGCAAGGAATGGATCCAATACGACAACCCCTTCGACGTCGGAATGACGGGGCTGCTGGGGTACGGGGCGGCGCACGACGGAATGCACGGCGCCGACCTGCTGCTGCTCGTCGGAACGGACTTCCCGTACAACCAGTTTCTGCCCGACGGAGTCCGCACCGCGCAGATCGACTGGGCTGCACAGCGGATCGGCCGGAGAACGAACGTCGACCTGGCCGTGCACGGCGACGTGGCGAGCACGTTGCGTGCCCTCGCCCCGTTGATCCGGCGGAAGGACGATCGCCGATTCCTGGGCGACATGCTCGACAAGCATCGGACGCTGATGAACAAGGTGGTCGGTGCGTACACGAAACCCGCCAAGCAGCGAATCCCGATCCACCCGGAATATGCGGCGTCGATCCTCGACGACCTCGCTGACGACGACGCGATCTTCACGACCGACACGGGCATGTCGAACGTCTGGACCGCGCGCTACCTGACGCCGAACGGGTCGCGGCGGTTCCTGTCCTCGGCTCTGCACGGATCGATGGCGAACGCCCTGCCTCACGCGATCGGCGCCCAGGTGTGCGCGCCGGGCAGGCAGGTGGTGTCCGTGTCGGGCGACGGCGGGCTGTCGATGCTGCTGGGGGAACTGGTGACGGTCGCGATGTACCGGCTCCCGGTCAAGATCGTGGTGTTCGACAATTCCACTCTGGGGATGGTCAAGCTGGAGATGCTGGTGGACGGGCTGCCGGATTTCGGTGTGGACGTGCCACCCGTCGACTATGCGGCGGTGGCGTCGGCCCTGGGCATCTTCGCCCGCCGGATCGAGGATCCGGCCGACATCGAATCGGGCCTGCGGCAGGCGTTCGATCACGACGGACCGGCGCTCGTCGATCTGGTCACCGACCCGCTGGCGTTGTCGCTGCCACCGACCATTACGGGCGGGCAGGTCACCGGCTTCGCGTTGGCGTTGTCGAAGATGGTGATGAACGGGGGTGTCGGCGAGGCCGTGAAGATGGCGAAGTCGAACGTCCGCAATGTGCCGCGACCGTCCCAGTTCGATCCGCGCGGCTGA
- a CDS encoding nitroreductase family deazaflavin-dependent oxidoreductase produces MPLTGEYEPSPSKWAADQAELMESTDGAKGTTLGGRPVVLLTTRGAKSGKIRKTPLMRVEHDGTYAIVASLGGAPKNPVWYYNVKAEPHVELRDGSATQDMVAREVTGDERATWWDRAVAAFPDYAEYQKKTDREIPVFVLEPA; encoded by the coding sequence ATGCCACTCACAGGTGAATACGAGCCCAGTCCGTCCAAGTGGGCAGCAGATCAGGCCGAGTTGATGGAATCCACCGATGGAGCGAAGGGCACGACGCTGGGCGGCAGGCCCGTCGTCCTGCTGACCACGCGTGGTGCCAAATCCGGCAAAATCCGCAAGACGCCGTTGATGCGTGTCGAACACGACGGGACATATGCGATCGTCGCCTCGCTCGGCGGCGCCCCCAAGAATCCGGTCTGGTACTACAACGTGAAGGCCGAGCCGCACGTCGAACTCCGCGACGGCTCGGCGACACAGGACATGGTGGCCCGCGAGGTGACGGGCGACGAGAGGGCCACGTGGTGGGACCGCGCCGTCGCCGCGTTCCCCGACTACGCCGAGTACCAGAAGAAGACCGATCGGGAGATCCCGGTGTTCGTGCTCGAACCCGCCTGA
- the dnaE gene encoding DNA polymerase III subunit alpha, which translates to MADSFVHLHNHTEYSMLDGAAKVGPLFEEAERLGMSAVGMTDHGNMYGASEFYNEAKKQGIKPIIGIEAYIAPESRFNTKRVLWGDRSQKSDDVSGSGAYTHMTMVAENATGLRNLFKLSSLASIEGQLGKWARMDEELIATHHEGIIATTGCPSGEIQTRLRLGHDREALEAAAKWQEIWGKDNFFLELMDHGLSIERRVREGLLEISKKLEIPPLATNDCHYVTKEAAENHEALLCIQTGKTLSDPTRFKFDGDGYYLKPAAEMRALWDDQVPGACDNTLLIAERVQSYDDVWAHHDRMPIFPVPEGETQGTWLRKEVMRGLDRRFPDGPPEEYLARADYEIGVILEMGFPAYFLVVGDLINHAREVGIRVGPGRGSAAGSLVAYAMGITNIDPIPHGLLFERFLNPERVSMPDIDIDFDDRRRGEMVRYATDKWGSDRVAQVITFGTIKTKAAIKDSARVQFGQPGFAIADQITKALPPPIMAKDISVSGITDPNHERYKEAVEVRALIDSNPDVAKIYQTAKGLEGLIRNAGVHACAVIMSSEPLMDAIPVWKRAQDGAIITGWDYPSCEAIGLLKMDFLGLRNLTVIGDAIDNIKANRGIDLDLDTLALDDQATYELLSRGDTLGVFQLDGSAMRDLLRRMQPTGFEDIVAVLALYRPGPMGMNAHNDYADRKNGRQEVKPIHPELEEPLKEILADTYGLIVYQEQIMQIAQKVAGYSLGQADILRRAMGKKKLSVLEEAYAGFREGMLANEFSEPAIKALWDTILPFAGYAFNKSHAAGYGLVSFWTGYLKANYPAEYMAGLLTSVGDDKDKAAVYLADCRKMGITVLPPDVNESEVNFASVGEDIRFGMGAVRNVGANVVGSIIKARKEKSKFVDFSDYLNKIDAAACSKKVTESLIKAGGFDSLGHPRKGLMLVHADAIDAVMGTKKAEAIGQFDLFGGDDADESISSVFNVKIPDEEWDSKHRLALEREMLGLYVSGHPLNGVEHVLSAQSDTAIPTILEGDIKDGTQVTVGGILASVNRRINKNGLTWASAQLEDLTGGIEVLFFPQAYSVYGMDVTEDSVVLVKARVSIRDDRISLIANDLAVPDLSAVGVAKPLAVSLPLRQCTKDKLGALRQVLTRHPGTSDVHVRLIGGTEVTLWKVDDVLRVEPSSALMGDLKALLGPSCLSV; encoded by the coding sequence GTGGCTGACTCGTTCGTACATCTGCACAATCACACCGAGTACTCGATGCTCGACGGTGCGGCCAAGGTCGGCCCCCTGTTCGAAGAGGCCGAGCGACTGGGGATGTCGGCGGTCGGCATGACCGACCACGGCAACATGTACGGCGCCAGCGAGTTCTACAACGAGGCCAAGAAGCAGGGCATCAAGCCGATCATCGGCATCGAGGCGTACATCGCGCCCGAGTCCCGCTTCAACACCAAGCGCGTGTTGTGGGGCGACCGCAGCCAGAAGTCCGACGACGTCTCCGGTAGCGGTGCGTACACCCACATGACGATGGTCGCGGAGAACGCGACCGGCCTGCGGAACCTGTTCAAGCTGTCCTCGCTCGCGTCCATCGAGGGTCAGCTCGGCAAGTGGGCACGAATGGACGAAGAGCTCATCGCCACCCACCACGAGGGCATCATCGCGACCACGGGCTGCCCGTCCGGTGAGATCCAGACCCGGCTTCGGCTCGGCCACGACCGCGAGGCGCTCGAGGCCGCCGCCAAGTGGCAGGAGATCTGGGGCAAGGACAACTTCTTCCTCGAGCTGATGGACCACGGACTGTCGATCGAGCGACGGGTGCGCGAGGGCCTGCTCGAGATCAGCAAGAAGCTCGAGATTCCGCCGCTCGCCACCAACGACTGCCACTACGTCACCAAGGAAGCCGCGGAGAACCACGAGGCCCTCCTCTGCATCCAGACCGGTAAGACGCTGTCCGACCCCACCCGGTTCAAGTTCGACGGCGACGGCTATTACCTGAAGCCGGCCGCGGAGATGCGGGCGCTGTGGGACGACCAGGTGCCCGGAGCGTGCGACAACACACTGCTGATCGCCGAGCGGGTCCAGTCGTACGACGACGTGTGGGCGCACCACGACCGGATGCCGATCTTCCCGGTCCCCGAGGGCGAGACGCAGGGCACCTGGCTGCGCAAGGAGGTCATGCGCGGACTGGACCGCCGGTTCCCCGACGGTCCGCCCGAGGAGTACCTCGCCCGCGCCGACTACGAGATCGGCGTCATCCTCGAAATGGGTTTCCCCGCCTACTTCCTCGTCGTCGGCGACCTCATCAACCACGCCCGGGAGGTCGGCATCCGCGTCGGCCCCGGCCGAGGCTCGGCGGCCGGTTCGCTCGTCGCCTACGCGATGGGCATCACCAACATCGACCCCATCCCGCACGGCCTGCTGTTCGAGCGGTTCCTGAACCCCGAGCGCGTCTCGATGCCCGATATCGATATCGACTTCGACGATCGCCGTCGCGGCGAGATGGTGCGCTACGCGACGGACAAGTGGGGCAGCGACCGCGTCGCCCAGGTCATCACGTTCGGCACCATCAAGACGAAGGCGGCCATCAAGGACTCCGCCCGAGTCCAGTTCGGTCAGCCCGGTTTCGCGATCGCCGACCAGATCACGAAGGCGTTGCCGCCGCCGATCATGGCCAAGGACATCTCGGTGTCCGGCATCACCGACCCGAACCACGAGCGCTACAAGGAAGCGGTGGAGGTTCGCGCCCTCATCGACTCCAACCCGGACGTCGCGAAGATCTACCAGACGGCCAAGGGACTCGAGGGCCTGATCCGTAACGCCGGCGTCCACGCCTGCGCGGTGATCATGTCGTCCGAACCGCTGATGGACGCGATTCCCGTGTGGAAGCGCGCCCAGGACGGCGCCATCATCACCGGCTGGGACTACCCGTCGTGCGAGGCCATCGGCCTGCTGAAGATGGACTTCCTCGGACTGCGGAACCTCACCGTCATCGGTGACGCCATCGACAACATCAAGGCCAACCGGGGGATCGACCTCGATCTCGACACCCTCGCGCTCGACGATCAAGCCACGTACGAACTGCTCTCCCGCGGAGACACTCTCGGTGTGTTCCAGCTCGACGGCAGCGCGATGCGCGACCTGCTGCGCCGCATGCAGCCCACCGGCTTCGAGGACATCGTCGCGGTGCTCGCGCTGTACCGGCCCGGTCCGATGGGCATGAACGCGCACAACGACTACGCCGACCGCAAGAACGGGCGGCAAGAGGTCAAACCCATCCACCCGGAGCTCGAGGAGCCCCTGAAAGAGATCCTGGCCGACACGTACGGCCTGATCGTCTACCAGGAGCAGATCATGCAGATCGCTCAGAAGGTGGCCGGGTACTCGCTCGGACAGGCCGACATTCTCCGCCGAGCCATGGGTAAGAAAAAGCTCTCGGTGCTGGAGGAGGCGTACGCCGGTTTCCGTGAGGGCATGCTCGCCAACGAATTCTCCGAGCCCGCCATCAAGGCGCTGTGGGACACCATCCTTCCGTTCGCCGGGTACGCGTTCAACAAGTCGCACGCGGCCGGGTACGGCCTGGTGTCGTTCTGGACCGGGTACCTCAAGGCCAACTATCCGGCCGAGTACATGGCCGGTCTGCTCACCTCGGTCGGTGACGACAAGGACAAGGCCGCCGTCTACCTGGCGGACTGCCGCAAGATGGGTATCACCGTGCTGCCGCCGGACGTCAACGAATCGGAGGTCAACTTCGCCTCCGTCGGTGAGGACATCCGGTTCGGCATGGGCGCGGTCCGCAACGTCGGTGCCAACGTCGTGGGCTCGATCATCAAGGCGCGCAAGGAGAAGTCCAAGTTCGTCGACTTCTCCGACTACCTCAACAAGATCGACGCCGCCGCCTGCTCCAAGAAGGTCACCGAGTCGCTGATCAAGGCAGGCGGGTTCGACTCGCTGGGTCATCCGCGCAAGGGACTCATGCTCGTCCACGCCGACGCCATCGACGCGGTGATGGGTACCAAGAAGGCGGAGGCGATCGGACAGTTCGACCTGTTCGGTGGCGACGACGCCGACGAGTCGATCTCCTCGGTGTTCAACGTGAAGATCCCGGACGAGGAGTGGGACTCGAAGCACCGGTTGGCGCTGGAACGGGAAATGCTGGGACTGTACGTGTCCGGGCACCCGCTCAACGGCGTCGAACACGTGCTGTCGGCGCAGTCCGACACCGCGATCCCGACCATCCTCGAAGGCGACATCAAGGACGGCACCCAGGTCACCGTCGGCGGCATCCTCGCGTCGGTGAACCGGAGGATCAACAAGAACGGTCTCACCTGGGCGTCCGCGCAGCTCGAGGATCTGACCGGCGGTATCGAGGTGCTGTTCTTCCCGCAGGCCTACTCGGTCTACGGGATGGATGTCACGGAGGACTCCGTCGTGCTCGTCAAGGCGCGCGTGTCGATTCGTGACGACCGGATCTCGCTCATCGCCAACGACCTTGCGGTGCCGGATCTCTCGGCGGTGGGGGTCGCGAAGCCGCTGGCGGTCAGTCTTCCGCTGCGTCAGTGCACCAAGGACAAGCTCGGTGCGCTGCGTCAGGTGCTCACGCGCCATCCGGGCACCTCGGACGTGCACGTGCGGTTGATCGGCGGCACCGAGGTCACGTTGTGGAAGGTGGACGACGTGCTCCGGGTGGAACCGTCGTCGGCGTTGATGGGTGATCTCAAGGCGCTGCTCGGACCGAGCTGCCTGTCTGTGTGA
- the rarD gene encoding EamA family transporter RarD codes for MKARHAETVGAACGVGAYVLWGAFPAFFGLLGPAGSVEILAHRVVWTLALMFVVLAVSSRLRSLRGLSVRTWLLVTAASTAIAVNWGTYIYGVTSDRVVETALGYFINPLVSVLLGVVIFRERLVPAQIVALALAAVAVIVITVDYGHPPYIALTLAASFALYGLCKKVVPLDPRTSLTAEGIVAAPVAVGYLVFLALTGAGTFLGFGSGHTLLLMAAGPVTALPLLLFGAAAQRVPLRTLGMLQYLTPALQMAWGVAVLHEDMPASRWIGFALIWVALAIFSTDALVRVRRERRRTEPSQAPVQ; via the coding sequence GTGAAGGCGAGGCACGCGGAAACCGTGGGTGCCGCATGTGGAGTCGGCGCCTACGTGCTGTGGGGGGCGTTCCCGGCGTTCTTCGGATTGCTCGGCCCGGCCGGGTCGGTGGAGATCCTCGCGCACCGGGTGGTGTGGACGCTCGCGCTCATGTTCGTCGTTCTCGCGGTCTCGAGCCGGCTCCGGTCGCTGCGCGGGCTGAGCGTGCGCACCTGGCTGCTGGTCACCGCCGCGTCGACCGCCATCGCCGTGAACTGGGGCACCTACATCTACGGGGTCACGTCGGACCGGGTGGTCGAGACCGCGCTCGGCTACTTCATCAACCCGTTGGTGAGCGTGCTGCTCGGGGTCGTGATCTTCCGGGAGCGGCTCGTCCCCGCCCAGATCGTCGCCCTCGCGCTCGCCGCCGTCGCGGTCATCGTGATCACGGTCGATTACGGGCATCCGCCGTACATCGCGCTGACCCTGGCCGCGTCGTTCGCGCTGTACGGACTGTGCAAGAAGGTGGTGCCGCTCGATCCGCGGACGAGCCTCACCGCCGAGGGGATCGTGGCCGCGCCCGTCGCGGTCGGCTATCTCGTGTTCCTGGCCCTCACCGGGGCGGGCACGTTCCTCGGGTTCGGGTCCGGTCACACCCTGCTGCTGATGGCCGCGGGACCGGTGACGGCCCTGCCGTTGTTGCTGTTCGGCGCGGCCGCGCAACGGGTGCCGTTGCGCACACTCGGCATGCTGCAGTACCTGACGCCGGCGCTGCAGATGGCGTGGGGCGTCGCGGTTCTCCACGAGGACATGCCCGCGTCGCGGTGGATCGGTTTCGCGCTGATCTGGGTGGCACTCGCGATCTTCAGTACCGATGCGCTGGTACGGGTCCGGCGCGAGCGGCGAAGGACCGAGCCGTCCCAGGCGCCCGTCCAGTAA
- a CDS encoding RluA family pseudouridine synthase: MRETRSMPVPDGLEAMRVDAGLARLLGLSRTAVAQLTEEGSVLVDGAPVGKSDRLSAGAWLEVELPEPPRPLTIEAEPVEGMEILYADDDVVAVDKPVGVAAHASVGWTGPTVIGGLAAAGFRISTSGAHERQGIVHRLDVGTSGVMVVATSERAYTLLKRAFKQRTIDKRYHALVQGHPDPSSGTIDAPIGRHRSNDWKFAVTADGKPSITHYDTVEAFQAASLLDIHLETGRTHQIRVHFAALRHPCCGDLTYGADPRLAERLGLERQWLHARSLGFAHPADGRWVEITSKYPKDLEDALGVLRAS; encoded by the coding sequence GTGAGGGAAACACGGTCGATGCCGGTCCCGGACGGGCTCGAAGCGATGAGGGTCGACGCCGGACTCGCTCGACTGCTCGGTCTGTCGCGCACCGCGGTGGCTCAGCTCACCGAGGAAGGTTCGGTGCTCGTCGACGGCGCACCCGTCGGCAAGTCCGATCGCCTGTCCGCAGGCGCCTGGCTCGAGGTGGAACTGCCCGAACCGCCGCGTCCGCTGACCATCGAGGCGGAGCCCGTCGAGGGCATGGAAATCCTGTACGCCGACGACGACGTGGTCGCCGTCGACAAACCGGTCGGTGTCGCCGCCCACGCCAGCGTGGGCTGGACCGGTCCGACGGTGATCGGCGGTCTCGCCGCCGCAGGCTTCCGGATCTCGACGTCGGGTGCGCACGAGCGCCAGGGCATCGTGCACCGGCTGGACGTCGGCACGTCCGGAGTGATGGTGGTGGCCACGTCGGAACGCGCCTACACACTCCTCAAGCGCGCATTCAAGCAGCGGACCATCGACAAGCGATACCACGCGCTGGTGCAGGGGCACCCGGATCCGAGCAGCGGAACCATCGACGCGCCGATCGGCAGGCACCGCAGCAACGACTGGAAGTTCGCCGTCACCGCGGACGGCAAGCCCAGCATCACGCACTACGACACGGTCGAGGCGTTCCAGGCGGCGAGCCTGCTGGACATCCACCTCGAAACGGGCCGGACCCATCAGATCCGCGTCCACTTCGCCGCACTGCGGCACCCGTGCTGCGGCGACCTCACGTACGGGGCCGATCCGCGGCTGGCGGAACGTCTCGGGCTGGAGCGGCAGTGGCTGCACGCCCGGTCGCTCGGGTTCGCGCATCCCGCGGACGGGCGGTGGGTCGAGATCACGTCCAAGTACCCGAAGGATCTCGAGGACGCTCTCGGGGTTCTGCGGGCGAGCTGA
- the lspA gene encoding signal peptidase II gives MDDERVSQDPTAENETDAEDRNDDDPSGSAPPQPVTHQRRLLLFVIAGVVLATDLLTKILAVANIEPGRPVWLIGDIVSLRLVRNPGAAFSMATGMTWLLTLVAVGVVIGVVRIGRTLRSPWWALGLGLVLGGALGNLVDRFFRAPGVMQGHVVDFVSVGWWPVFNVADSGIVCGAILLVVLTLIGLEPDGTRKGVEK, from the coding sequence GTGGATGATGAACGGGTGAGTCAAGACCCCACGGCAGAGAACGAGACCGACGCCGAAGACCGAAACGACGATGACCCGTCCGGCAGCGCACCGCCGCAGCCGGTGACGCATCAGCGCAGGCTGCTGCTGTTCGTGATCGCAGGTGTCGTCCTGGCCACGGACCTGCTGACGAAGATCCTCGCCGTCGCGAACATCGAGCCCGGCCGGCCGGTCTGGTTGATCGGGGACATCGTCTCGCTGCGGCTCGTGCGCAACCCGGGCGCGGCGTTCTCCATGGCCACCGGCATGACGTGGCTGCTCACGCTCGTCGCCGTGGGTGTGGTGATCGGCGTCGTCCGCATCGGCCGCACGCTGCGGTCGCCGTGGTGGGCGCTCGGTCTGGGGCTGGTACTCGGCGGCGCCCTCGGCAACCTCGTCGACCGGTTCTTCCGGGCACCGGGAGTGATGCAGGGTCACGTCGTCGATTTCGTGTCCGTCGGCTGGTGGCCGGTGTTCAACGTGGCGGATTCCGGCATCGTGTGCGGTGCGATCCTGCTCGTGGTGCTCACCCTGATCGGGCTGGAACCGGACGGAACACGTAAGGGGGTAGAGAAGTGA
- a CDS encoding sensor domain-containing protein, whose protein sequence is MRRGTVAASCSLFAVLALSACSSNASGDAGAGASLAPLGPVVTAAPDAAGAPFPDRAALKAALLDAGDLPVGFTPVPDPEEDLGLPPASESADSDKSSTNPAECGAVLSPVADQRAGAVAAASGWFTGPGFATIDQDAASYGTGADASAAFSAVQDRLAGCTEYTGTDADGVQVQYRVGGREQQPAGDASVAFRLVTTSEGVSLVSDVVVVVVGSTVTQLVATGQDPIDAGVFGDLTSTAVAKLAPAPAG, encoded by the coding sequence ATGCGCCGCGGAACCGTTGCCGCATCCTGTTCCCTGTTCGCGGTGCTCGCGCTGTCGGCGTGCTCGTCGAACGCGTCCGGCGACGCCGGTGCCGGCGCCTCACTCGCGCCGCTCGGACCGGTAGTGACCGCAGCGCCGGACGCGGCGGGCGCACCGTTCCCCGATCGGGCCGCGCTGAAGGCGGCCCTCCTCGACGCCGGGGACCTTCCCGTCGGCTTCACCCCGGTGCCCGATCCCGAGGAGGATCTGGGGCTGCCTCCGGCGTCGGAGTCGGCGGACTCCGACAAGTCGAGCACGAATCCGGCGGAATGCGGCGCCGTGCTGTCGCCCGTCGCGGATCAGCGTGCGGGCGCGGTGGCGGCGGCGTCCGGCTGGTTCACCGGCCCCGGCTTCGCGACCATCGACCAGGACGCGGCCAGTTACGGTACCGGCGCCGACGCCTCCGCGGCGTTCTCGGCGGTGCAGGACCGGCTGGCGGGATGCACCGAGTACACCGGCACGGACGCCGACGGCGTGCAGGTGCAGTACCGGGTCGGCGGCCGCGAGCAGCAGCCCGCGGGCGACGCATCGGTGGCGTTCCGGCTCGTCACCACCAGCGAGGGCGTCAGTCTGGTCTCGGATGTGGTGGTGGTCGTCGTCGGGAGCACCGTCACGCAGCTGGTCGCGACGGGCCAGGACCCGATCGACGCCGGCGTCTTCGGCGACCTGACGAGCACCGCCGTCGCGAAGCTCGCACCCGCACCCGCCGGCTGA